Proteins encoded in a region of the Meiothermus sp. QL-1 genome:
- a CDS encoding NuoM family protein, producing the protein MIHLGLWLPLAAGLALLLWPRLGRSFAVVSALLTLAVSLLLFAGYTGEGVAYASQLPFLPQAGIYYAVGLDGAGLLLWLAVNLVVLLGVFLAEVPVRFLAYALLMQTGLLGIFAAQDLVFFYLFFEASLIPALLMLYFYGGPDRLRALYTFALFTLAGSLPMLAAILAVRFLGGAESFLYTDLVAKPLSGPAAAWAFLGFLLAFAIKTPLFPLHAWLPSFHQQNHPSGLADAMGTLYKVGIFALFKWALPLVPEGFREWQGLLLFLAAFGALYAAWLAFSAPDWKTLLAYAGVSHMGVAALGLFSGTPEGAVGALYLLGASMVYASAMFLFVGRIHARTGSLDTHPVRGLAKHAPALYVLGMFILMAMIGLPGLSGFPGELMVLLGAYKVTPWLTFVAFLSVIAAAAYALTAFQRLFQETPQAQAVADMDRREWVFAGVTVAVLLLMGLYPKLFTAHLEPLGRALAALLGGAS; encoded by the coding sequence ATGATTCACCTAGGGCTCTGGTTGCCCCTGGCGGCGGGCCTGGCGCTTTTGCTATGGCCCAGGCTGGGGCGCAGTTTTGCGGTGGTTTCCGCGCTTTTGACCCTGGCAGTCTCGCTGCTGCTGTTCGCTGGATACACGGGTGAGGGGGTGGCCTATGCCAGCCAGCTGCCCTTTCTGCCGCAGGCGGGCATCTACTATGCGGTGGGGCTGGATGGGGCCGGGCTTTTGCTTTGGCTGGCGGTCAACCTGGTGGTGCTGCTGGGGGTTTTTCTGGCCGAGGTGCCGGTGCGCTTCCTGGCCTATGCCCTCTTGATGCAGACCGGGCTTCTGGGCATTTTTGCCGCCCAAGACCTGGTGTTCTTCTACCTCTTCTTCGAAGCAAGCCTGATTCCGGCCCTTCTGATGCTCTACTTCTACGGGGGGCCCGACCGGCTGCGGGCCCTCTACACCTTTGCCCTCTTCACCCTGGCGGGTTCGCTTCCCATGCTGGCTGCCATTCTGGCGGTGCGGTTTTTGGGAGGGGCGGAAAGCTTCCTTTATACCGACCTGGTGGCCAAGCCCCTATCGGGCCCGGCGGCGGCCTGGGCCTTTTTGGGCTTCCTGTTGGCCTTTGCGATCAAGACCCCCCTCTTTCCCCTGCACGCTTGGCTTCCCAGCTTCCACCAGCAGAACCACCCTTCGGGCCTGGCCGATGCCATGGGCACCCTCTATAAGGTGGGCATCTTTGCCCTTTTCAAGTGGGCCCTGCCGTTGGTGCCGGAGGGTTTCCGTGAGTGGCAAGGGCTGCTGCTTTTCCTGGCAGCTTTCGGGGCGCTGTATGCAGCCTGGCTGGCCTTCAGTGCGCCAGACTGGAAGACCCTTCTGGCCTATGCAGGTGTTTCACACATGGGGGTAGCGGCTTTGGGTCTTTTCAGCGGCACCCCGGAGGGGGCGGTGGGGGCCTTGTACCTGCTCGGTGCCTCGATGGTCTATGCCTCGGCGATGTTCCTCTTCGTAGGCCGGATCCACGCTCGCACGGGCAGCCTGGATACCCATCCGGTGCGGGGCTTGGCCAAGCACGCCCCAGCCTTGTACGTTCTGGGGATGTTCATCCTGATGGCCATGATTGGCCTGCCCGGGCTCTCGGGGTTTCCGGGCGAGCTGATGGTCCTGCTGGGTGCTTATAAGGTTACCCCATGGCTCACCTTTGTGGCCTTTTTGTCGGTCATCGCAGCGGCGGCCTATGCTCTTACCGCCTTCCAGCGGCTTTTCCAGGAGACCCCGCAGGCGCAGGCGGTGGCGGACATGGACCGACGGGAATGGGTCTTCGCCGGGGTCACGGTGGCGGTGCTCTTGCTGATGGGACTCTATCCCAAGCTGTTTACGGCTCACCTCGAGCCCTTGGGGAGGGCTCTTGCGGCCTTGTTGGGGGGAGCGTCGTGA
- a CDS encoding molybdopterin-dependent oxidoreductase codes for MVRVTVNDKTVEVPPGTSVMDAIFHAGYDVPLFCAEKYLSPVGACRMCLVRTGAPRKGPDGQFILENGAPKIFWMPKLQAACITAVSEGMVIDTLSDEVRHAQSGMVELTLFNHPLDCPTCDKGGACELQDRSYEYGLAEKFYHPNRLELPLYTRFEMTRRHVDKHHSLSPFIVLDRERCIHCKRCVRYFEEVPGEEVLDFIERGVHTFISSEEVGLPSGYSGNIVDICPVGALLDQTARFRARNWEYDTTETTSMDDASGAGILVDARSGRLERIRAAERREVNEIWISDAARFGHQWVNENRLLTPLVRRGGRLEEATWEEALAAIRAGLEGVPREEVGLYLGRESTLEEGLAAVELAHLLGTPHRDFQGRTLYPATAFAPASFEELLEAEFVLVLGDPAEEAAAVHLRLSEYSRGLKPAPRLNHGTPFADLNIKERMPRLTHKLALFSPYPSATAKWAYAWGVHAPGEEQALLAALLGQGEAPQGLAGAVAWVREQLATKKSLLVLGAHVLNHPAAAQMARTLAEQRGMKVLAMTPAPNARGLEALGLYPASGGAAWTEPGPKVAYYGYLPTEAQLRSARFRILHLSHRHPLAERYADVVLPSPTFYEKRGHTVNLEGRVLPLEPAAIQNGQADGAVAALALLAEALGVRTPVRLVRQATRLLQEKHRLPPAMERWLPKAAGWAARGEAAGGALFLRPTLWRREQLLGAVAQAVEVRLEVGPATARAQGLAEGYRVELELPWGPEAYEVRVVEGLPEGVLYLPALGPWAGRRLEARVLVGGGV; via the coding sequence ATGGTCAGGGTCACGGTCAACGACAAAACGGTCGAGGTGCCCCCAGGGACCTCGGTGATGGACGCCATCTTCCACGCTGGCTATGATGTGCCCCTGTTCTGCGCTGAGAAGTACCTCTCGCCCGTGGGGGCTTGCCGGATGTGCCTGGTGCGCACCGGTGCTCCGCGCAAGGGGCCGGACGGGCAGTTCATCCTAGAGAATGGGGCGCCCAAGATTTTCTGGATGCCCAAGCTCCAGGCGGCCTGCATCACCGCGGTGAGCGAGGGGATGGTGATCGACACCCTTTCCGACGAGGTGCGCCACGCCCAGTCGGGGATGGTGGAGCTCACCTTGTTCAACCACCCCCTGGACTGCCCCACCTGCGATAAGGGCGGGGCCTGCGAGCTGCAGGACCGCAGCTACGAGTATGGCCTGGCTGAGAAGTTCTACCACCCCAACCGGCTTGAATTGCCCCTCTACACCCGCTTTGAGATGACCCGGCGGCACGTGGACAAGCACCATTCCCTCTCGCCCTTCATCGTGCTGGACCGGGAGCGCTGCATCCACTGCAAGCGCTGCGTGCGCTACTTTGAGGAGGTGCCGGGCGAGGAGGTGCTGGACTTCATCGAGCGGGGGGTGCACACCTTCATCAGCAGCGAGGAGGTGGGCCTGCCCTCCGGCTACAGCGGGAATATCGTGGACATCTGCCCGGTGGGGGCCCTGCTGGACCAGACCGCCCGTTTCCGCGCGCGCAACTGGGAGTACGACACCACGGAGACCACCTCGATGGACGATGCCTCGGGGGCGGGCATTCTGGTGGATGCCCGCAGCGGCCGCCTGGAGCGGATTCGGGCTGCCGAGCGGCGCGAGGTGAACGAGATCTGGATCTCCGACGCGGCCCGCTTCGGGCACCAGTGGGTGAACGAGAACCGGCTGCTCACCCCGTTGGTGCGCAGGGGAGGACGGCTGGAGGAGGCCACCTGGGAAGAGGCGCTGGCTGCGATTCGGGCGGGCCTCGAGGGGGTACCCAGGGAGGAGGTTGGGCTTTACCTGGGAAGGGAGAGCACCCTCGAGGAGGGCCTGGCCGCGGTGGAGCTGGCGCACCTGCTCGGTACCCCTCACCGCGACTTCCAGGGCCGCACCCTCTACCCCGCCACGGCCTTTGCCCCCGCCAGCTTTGAGGAGCTTTTGGAGGCCGAGTTCGTGCTGGTGTTGGGGGACCCCGCCGAGGAGGCCGCGGCAGTGCACCTACGGCTTTCCGAGTACAGCCGCGGCCTCAAGCCCGCCCCCCGCCTCAACCACGGCACCCCCTTCGCCGACCTCAACATCAAGGAGCGGATGCCCCGCCTCACCCACAAGCTGGCCCTCTTCAGCCCCTACCCCTCGGCCACCGCCAAGTGGGCCTATGCCTGGGGGGTCCACGCCCCGGGGGAGGAACAGGCCCTGCTGGCGGCCCTGCTGGGCCAGGGCGAGGCCCCGCAGGGGTTGGCGGGGGCAGTGGCCTGGGTCCGCGAACAGCTGGCCACCAAGAAAAGCCTGCTGGTGCTGGGGGCGCACGTGCTCAACCATCCGGCCGCGGCCCAGATGGCCCGCACCCTGGCCGAGCAGCGGGGCATGAAGGTGCTGGCCATGACCCCTGCCCCCAACGCGCGGGGGCTGGAGGCCCTGGGTCTTTACCCGGCCTCGGGGGGGGCTGCTTGGACAGAGCCGGGGCCAAAGGTGGCCTACTACGGTTACCTGCCCACCGAGGCCCAGCTCCGCTCGGCCCGCTTCCGCATCCTCCACCTTTCGCACCGCCACCCGCTGGCCGAGCGCTACGCCGATGTGGTTCTGCCCAGCCCCACCTTCTACGAGAAGCGGGGGCATACGGTGAACCTGGAAGGCCGCGTGCTGCCGCTGGAACCGGCAGCCATTCAAAACGGCCAGGCCGACGGAGCAGTGGCGGCCCTGGCTCTTCTGGCCGAGGCTTTGGGGGTGAGGACCCCGGTGCGGCTGGTGCGGCAGGCCACCCGGCTTTTGCAGGAGAAGCACCGGCTGCCTCCGGCAATGGAGCGCTGGCTGCCCAAGGCAGCGGGCTGGGCGGCGAGAGGGGAGGCCGCCGGCGGGGCTCTTTTCCTCAGGCCCACCCTGTGGCGTCGCGAGCAGCTGCTGGGTGCGGTGGCCCAGGCGGTGGAGGTGCGGCTCGAGGTGGGGCCGGCTACGGCCCGGGCCCAGGGGCTGGCCGAGGGCTACCGGGTGGAGCTGGAGCTGCCGTGGGGCCCGGAGGCCTATGAGGTGCGGGTGGTAGAAGGGCTGCCCGAGGGCGTGCTTTACCTGCCCGCTCTGGGCCCCTGGGCCGGGCGGCGGCTCGAGGCCCGGGTGCTGGTGGGGGGTGGAGTATGA
- the nuoH gene encoding NADH-quinone oxidoreductase subunit NuoH, with translation MVGLKAFLVIFGLLTAFAYMTLIERRLLARFQVRQGPNRVGPSGLLQPLADAIKSVFKEDIVVARADRVVFVLAPMISVTFAVLTFGLIPFGPKGAFFGYDPWVIDLDVGILYIFAVSEIAIYGVFLAGWASNSKYSLLGSLRASASLISYELALGISLLAPVVLVGSLNLREIVEWQHQNGWLVLYMLPAFAIFLLTSLAEAARTPFDLPEAEQELVGGYNTEYSSIKWALFQMAEYIHLITASALIPTLFLGGWRMPAFMEQIPLLGGVFALPYLWMFVKIALFLFLFIWVRGTLFRLRYDQLMVFSWGRLFPLALLWFLLSALVVALKLPLALLGWLSLLSLVAFLFYAALTARPKPRRLLEGVRR, from the coding sequence ATGGTGGGGCTAAAGGCCTTTCTGGTGATCTTCGGCCTCCTGACCGCCTTCGCCTACATGACGCTGATCGAGCGGCGCCTCCTGGCCCGCTTCCAGGTTCGCCAGGGGCCCAACCGGGTGGGGCCCAGCGGGCTTTTGCAGCCTCTGGCCGATGCCATCAAATCGGTCTTCAAGGAGGATATCGTGGTGGCCAGGGCCGACCGGGTGGTCTTCGTGCTGGCCCCCATGATCTCGGTGACCTTCGCGGTGCTCACCTTTGGCCTCATCCCCTTTGGCCCCAAGGGCGCTTTCTTCGGCTACGACCCCTGGGTCATCGACCTGGATGTGGGCATCCTCTACATCTTCGCGGTCTCGGAGATCGCCATATACGGGGTTTTCCTGGCGGGCTGGGCCTCCAACTCCAAGTACTCGCTTCTGGGCTCGCTGCGGGCCTCGGCCTCCCTCATCTCCTACGAGCTGGCCCTGGGCATCAGCCTGCTGGCCCCGGTAGTGCTGGTGGGCTCGCTAAACCTCCGGGAGATTGTGGAGTGGCAGCACCAAAACGGCTGGCTCGTCCTCTATATGCTACCCGCCTTCGCCATCTTTCTCCTCACCAGCCTGGCCGAGGCCGCCCGCACCCCCTTCGACCTGCCCGAGGCCGAGCAGGAGCTGGTGGGGGGCTACAACACCGAGTACAGCTCGATCAAGTGGGCCCTCTTCCAGATGGCCGAGTACATCCACCTGATCACCGCCTCGGCCCTCATCCCTACCCTGTTCCTGGGCGGCTGGCGGATGCCCGCGTTCATGGAGCAGATACCCCTCCTCGGAGGGGTTTTCGCCCTGCCCTACCTCTGGATGTTCGTCAAAATCGCTCTCTTCCTCTTCTTGTTCATCTGGGTGCGGGGCACCCTATTCCGCCTGCGCTATGACCAGCTCATGGTCTTTAGCTGGGGCCGGCTCTTCCCTTTAGCCCTGCTCTGGTTTTTGCTCTCGGCCCTGGTGGTGGCCCTCAAGCTTCCCCTGGCGCTGCTGGGCTGGCTCTCGCTTTTGAGCCTGGTGGCCTTCCTCTTCTACGCCGCCCTCACCGCCCGGCCCAAGCCCCGCCGCTTGCTTGAAGGAGTGAGAAGATGA
- a CDS encoding NADH-quinone oxidoreductase subunit J, translated as MSLGFWEALAFLALLVSALAVVRLQNAVHAALALIGNFLVVAGVYVALEARFAAMIQIIVYAGAIVVLFLFVIMLLSAANANVGPDLLPRLPWVAALGAAGLAGLLIFALSRFQPPASPGRLEGGLPQALGPLLYDPERWLLALLAVGFLLLVATVAAVVLVEPERIAAATGRPARREAEPPEERAVLK; from the coding sequence ATGAGTCTGGGATTCTGGGAAGCCTTGGCCTTCCTGGCGCTTTTGGTCAGCGCTTTGGCGGTGGTGCGTTTGCAAAACGCGGTCCACGCTGCGCTGGCCCTCATCGGCAACTTTTTGGTGGTGGCCGGGGTGTACGTGGCGCTCGAGGCCCGCTTTGCGGCCATGATTCAGATTATCGTCTATGCCGGGGCCATTGTGGTGCTCTTCCTGTTCGTAATCATGCTGCTCTCGGCGGCCAACGCCAACGTGGGGCCCGACCTACTGCCCCGGCTGCCCTGGGTGGCGGCCCTGGGGGCGGCGGGCCTGGCCGGTCTGCTCATCTTTGCCCTGTCTCGCTTCCAGCCCCCTGCGAGCCCGGGGCGTTTGGAGGGGGGGCTGCCCCAGGCGCTGGGGCCCCTCCTCTACGATCCCGAGAGGTGGCTTCTGGCTCTTCTGGCGGTGGGCTTTCTGCTTTTGGTGGCCACGGTGGCTGCGGTGGTGTTGGTGGAGCCGGAGCGTATTGCGGCCGCTACTGGGCGCCCGGCACGCCGTGAGGCGGAGCCCCCAGAGGAAAGGGCGGTGTTGAAATGA
- the nuoK gene encoding NADH-quinone oxidoreductase subunit NuoK: protein MTWLVASALMFAIGAYGVLTRRTAILVFLSIELMLNAAALSLISFAKLTGSLDAQVVVLFIIAIAAAEVAVGLGLIVAIFRRRETTNVDELHQLRW, encoded by the coding sequence ATGACCTGGCTGGTGGCCTCTGCCCTCATGTTTGCCATCGGGGCCTATGGGGTGCTTACAAGGCGCACCGCCATTCTGGTCTTTTTGTCCATCGAGCTGATGCTCAACGCTGCGGCCCTCTCCCTTATCAGCTTTGCCAAGCTCACCGGGAGCCTGGATGCGCAGGTGGTGGTGCTCTTCATCATCGCCATCGCTGCGGCTGAGGTGGCGGTAGGGCTTGGGCTTATCGTGGCCATTTTCCGTCGCCGCGAGACCACGAACGTGGACGAGCTGCACCAGCTGAGGTGGTAA
- the nuoI gene encoding NADH-quinone oxidoreductase subunit NuoI, which translates to MSIAALAQSLGITLKALFSKPVTIPYPDAPVPLKPRFHGRHVLTRHPNGLEKCIGCSLCAAACPAYAIYVEAAENDPENPVSAGERHARVYEINMLRCIFCGLCEEACPTGAIVMGYDFEMADYRYSDFVYGKEDMLVEVEGTKPQRREAMYTGKPIRRGYTVPYVRPELEGVKPPER; encoded by the coding sequence ATGAGCATCGCTGCGCTGGCCCAAAGTCTGGGCATTACGCTCAAGGCCCTTTTCTCCAAGCCGGTAACCATCCCCTACCCCGATGCGCCGGTGCCCCTCAAGCCCCGCTTCCACGGGCGCCACGTGCTTACCCGGCACCCCAACGGCCTGGAGAAGTGCATCGGCTGCAGCCTCTGCGCCGCGGCCTGCCCGGCCTATGCCATCTACGTGGAGGCCGCTGAGAACGACCCCGAGAACCCGGTGAGCGCAGGGGAGCGCCATGCTCGGGTCTACGAGATCAACATGCTGCGCTGCATCTTCTGCGGGCTGTGCGAGGAGGCCTGCCCTACCGGGGCCATCGTGATGGGCTACGACTTCGAGATGGCCGACTACCGCTACTCGGACTTCGTGTATGGCAAGGAGGACATGCTGGTAGAGGTCGAGGGGACCAAACCCCAGCGGCGCGAGGCCATGTACACGGGAAAGCCCATCCGGCGCGGCTACACCGTGCCCTATGTGCGCCCTGAGCTAGAGGGGGTAAAGCCACCCGAGCGGTAG
- a CDS encoding proton-conducting transporter membrane subunit, translated as MLTLYVLAGFSTLLSLLAFVISREVNRIAAVAALVLAGLFALVGWGEVVEAFGGLYRFDTLARALTLVAVLGGLWALLLGPARKFEFPLLVLYAVTGMHLMASSPNLVVLVIALEIFSLPLYVLSAWQRDEKGFEAGLKYFLLGALGAAIFLYGVALYYGATGSFMAGARGEGPLYAAALFLILAAFAFKTAMVPFQWWSPDVYQGSPTVVTLFMATAVKAAAFAAMLRIFTPEGLEVFGVGLAALVALSLLFGSLGALAQTEAKRLFAYSSIANAGYIGLGLFGPGGEVAVPFYLLTYGLATGLVFAVLSMLSNQEVPLERLRGLWQRRPLLAGAMGLGVLSLLGLPPLAGFWAKYLVFQEAAQAGLYPLVVLALFASVVAAYYYLRVFFLLFSPPDPAQEALDREAEAAVQRFGSSEAPGAPLTGAPLGLSQALMAPAARLPGAATLWAAMALLALLSLAPGLALGALAAKPVAGEGEASFQPPRLAITAPADGASVAPTGFTLEGLAAPNQVVEVFEDGVSLGQAVADGTGRWQLNVPPPAGGLRRYEVRAEGGESARVALRVPEAQAGAICSQSFALANLQAGGEVSRPFRFGGVGSASSYTVLVKRGERVVGRKEVVLSAACGWSYLSDPGPGQITYEVRETGRPESEPPLVAITLNVR; from the coding sequence TTGCTAACCCTATACGTTCTGGCCGGTTTTTCCACCCTGCTTTCCCTCCTAGCTTTCGTCATCTCGCGCGAGGTCAACCGCATCGCTGCGGTGGCGGCCCTGGTGCTGGCAGGGCTTTTTGCCCTGGTGGGCTGGGGGGAGGTGGTGGAGGCCTTTGGGGGCCTCTACCGCTTCGACACCCTGGCCCGGGCCCTGACCTTGGTGGCGGTGCTGGGGGGTCTTTGGGCGCTGCTTTTGGGTCCGGCGCGAAAGTTTGAGTTCCCCCTTCTGGTCCTCTATGCGGTGACCGGGATGCACCTCATGGCCAGCAGCCCCAACCTGGTGGTGCTGGTAATCGCCTTGGAGATCTTCTCGCTGCCCCTTTACGTGCTTTCCGCCTGGCAGCGGGACGAGAAGGGCTTCGAGGCAGGGCTCAAGTACTTCTTGTTAGGGGCTCTGGGGGCGGCCATTTTCCTCTACGGGGTGGCGCTTTACTATGGGGCCACCGGCAGCTTTATGGCCGGGGCTAGGGGCGAGGGGCCGCTTTATGCGGCGGCGCTCTTCCTAATCCTGGCCGCCTTTGCCTTCAAGACCGCCATGGTGCCTTTCCAGTGGTGGTCGCCCGATGTCTACCAGGGCAGCCCCACGGTGGTCACGCTCTTTATGGCCACCGCGGTCAAGGCTGCGGCCTTTGCGGCCATGCTGCGCATCTTCACCCCTGAGGGCCTGGAGGTCTTTGGGGTGGGGCTTGCGGCCCTGGTGGCCCTGAGCCTCCTGTTCGGTAGCCTGGGCGCTTTGGCCCAGACCGAGGCTAAGCGGCTCTTCGCCTACTCTTCCATCGCCAACGCGGGCTATATCGGGCTTGGTCTTTTCGGGCCTGGCGGAGAGGTTGCGGTGCCCTTCTACCTGCTCACCTATGGGCTGGCGACGGGCCTCGTCTTCGCGGTGCTTTCGATGCTTTCCAACCAGGAGGTACCCCTGGAACGGCTGCGGGGGCTTTGGCAGCGCAGGCCCTTGCTGGCGGGGGCGATGGGGCTGGGGGTGCTTTCGCTGCTGGGCCTGCCGCCTTTGGCTGGCTTCTGGGCCAAGTACCTGGTCTTCCAGGAGGCCGCCCAGGCAGGGCTTTATCCCCTGGTGGTGCTGGCGCTTTTCGCCTCGGTGGTGGCGGCCTACTACTACCTGCGGGTCTTCTTCCTGCTCTTCAGCCCACCCGACCCCGCCCAGGAGGCCCTGGACCGCGAAGCCGAGGCAGCGGTGCAGCGCTTTGGCAGCTCGGAAGCCCCCGGCGCCCCCCTCACGGGGGCCCCGCTGGGGCTGAGCCAGGCCTTGATGGCGCCGGCGGCCCGGCTACCTGGGGCGGCCACGCTTTGGGCGGCGATGGCCTTGCTGGCCCTGCTTTCGCTGGCGCCGGGCCTGGCCTTAGGGGCCTTGGCTGCAAAGCCGGTGGCCGGCGAGGGTGAGGCCTCTTTCCAGCCTCCTCGGCTGGCCATTACCGCCCCGGCGGACGGGGCCTCTGTGGCCCCTACGGGCTTCACCTTGGAGGGGCTTGCGGCCCCCAACCAGGTGGTGGAGGTTTTCGAGGACGGGGTTAGCCTGGGGCAGGCCGTGGCCGATGGGACGGGGCGCTGGCAACTGAATGTTCCCCCACCGGCAGGGGGGCTGCGGCGCTACGAGGTTCGGGCCGAGGGAGGGGAGAGCGCGCGGGTGGCGCTGCGGGTGCCCGAGGCCCAGGCGGGGGCCATCTGCAGCCAGAGCTTTGCCCTGGCCAACCTGCAAGCAGGGGGGGAGGTCTCCCGGCCCTTCCGCTTTGGAGGGGTGGGCTCGGCCAGCAGCTATACGGTGCTGGTCAAGCGGGGCGAGCGCGTGGTGGGCCGCAAGGAGGTTGTCCTGAGCGCGGCCTGCGGCTGGAGCTACCTCTCTGATCCGGGTCCAGGCCAGATCACCTACGAGGTGCGCGAGACAGGCCGGCCCGAGAGCGAGCCGCCTTTGGTCGCCATTACCCTCAACGTGCGCTAG
- the nuoL gene encoding NADH-quinone oxidoreductase subunit L, giving the protein MQETLLLPLLVALPLLGFVLLGLWGRRLPEPFPGWLASLLVLASFLLGFYLLLQGGGRWTLAEWLPGIPFSLRLDNLSGVMLLVVTGVGFLIHVWAIGYMHGDPGYSRFFSYFNFFIAAMLLLVLGDSLPVVFIGWEGVGLASYLLIGFWYTERVNADSARKAFIVNRIGDLGFLLAMGLLWSMFGTLSISELAEKVEAGGYSFTALSLAGFFLLVGAIGKSAQVPLMVWLPDAMAGPTPVSALIHAATMVTAGVYLLVRHAFLLHDDPLLSGLIVAIGLTTAFYGALCSLGQWDIKRIVAYTTLSQLGFMFVAVGVGAYWVAIFHIVTHAFFKALMFMTSGSVIHALGGEQDVRQMGGLRKHLPTTHIHGVVAALASGGLVPLAGFWSKDAILAYSFEYGPWLWALMLLASVLAALYSIRWYVLVFWGEYRGKAHPHESPPVMIWPNHILMGGALGVGFMGLPYVIDYKNFIEPFLTQAIGEFPHEKLPVLTEWVLIGVSALVAVAALGWGFRFFQRPLPAWYTRFQAAALQGFYADALYNALLVAPAKGLAELLLGGDRGLLSGFTGLGGVMAGLGGLLARLEAGALRFYLAGLLLALVLLLAWGVLR; this is encoded by the coding sequence GTGCAAGAGACGCTTCTTTTGCCCTTGCTGGTCGCCTTGCCCCTTCTGGGTTTTGTTTTGCTGGGCCTGTGGGGCCGCCGGCTTCCCGAACCGTTTCCCGGCTGGCTGGCCTCGCTGCTGGTGCTGGCCAGCTTCTTGCTGGGTTTTTACCTGCTCCTCCAGGGGGGTGGGCGCTGGACGTTGGCCGAGTGGTTGCCGGGCATCCCCTTTAGCCTGCGGCTCGACAACCTTTCGGGCGTGATGCTGCTGGTGGTCACCGGGGTGGGCTTTTTGATCCACGTCTGGGCCATCGGCTACATGCACGGCGACCCCGGTTACAGCCGCTTTTTCAGCTATTTCAACTTCTTCATCGCGGCCATGCTCCTCCTGGTGCTGGGCGACAGCCTGCCGGTGGTCTTCATCGGCTGGGAGGGGGTGGGGCTGGCCTCGTATCTTCTGATCGGTTTTTGGTACACCGAGCGGGTAAACGCCGACTCGGCCCGCAAGGCCTTCATCGTCAACCGCATCGGCGACCTGGGCTTTTTGCTGGCCATGGGCCTCTTGTGGAGTATGTTCGGCACCCTTTCCATCTCCGAGTTAGCGGAGAAGGTGGAGGCTGGGGGATACAGCTTCACCGCCCTCAGCCTGGCCGGCTTCTTCCTCCTGGTGGGGGCCATTGGCAAGAGCGCCCAGGTGCCCCTCATGGTCTGGCTTCCGGACGCCATGGCCGGGCCCACCCCGGTCTCGGCTTTGATTCACGCCGCCACCATGGTGACCGCTGGGGTCTACCTGCTGGTACGGCACGCCTTTTTGCTCCATGACGACCCTCTTCTCTCGGGTTTGATCGTGGCCATTGGGTTGACGACGGCCTTCTACGGGGCTCTTTGCTCGCTGGGCCAGTGGGATATCAAGCGCATCGTGGCCTACACGACCCTGTCGCAGCTCGGCTTTATGTTCGTGGCGGTGGGGGTGGGGGCTTACTGGGTGGCCATCTTTCACATCGTGACCCACGCCTTCTTCAAGGCCCTGATGTTCATGACCTCGGGCTCGGTGATTCACGCCTTGGGGGGTGAGCAGGATGTGCGGCAGATGGGGGGGCTGCGCAAGCACCTGCCCACCACCCACATACACGGCGTGGTGGCCGCCCTGGCCTCAGGGGGGCTGGTGCCTTTGGCCGGGTTCTGGTCCAAAGACGCCATTCTGGCCTACTCTTTTGAGTACGGCCCATGGCTCTGGGCCCTGATGCTCCTCGCCTCGGTGCTGGCCGCCTTGTACTCCATCCGCTGGTACGTGCTGGTCTTCTGGGGGGAGTACCGGGGGAAGGCCCACCCCCACGAGAGCCCACCGGTGATGATCTGGCCCAACCATATTCTGATGGGGGGGGCCCTGGGGGTGGGCTTCATGGGGCTTCCCTACGTAATCGACTACAAGAACTTCATCGAGCCCTTCCTCACCCAGGCTATTGGCGAGTTTCCCCACGAGAAGCTCCCGGTGCTGACCGAGTGGGTGTTGATCGGGGTCTCGGCGCTGGTGGCCGTGGCTGCCCTGGGGTGGGGTTTCCGCTTCTTCCAACGGCCCCTGCCCGCCTGGTATACGCGCTTTCAGGCCGCGGCCTTGCAGGGCTTCTATGCCGATGCCCTCTACAACGCCCTTCTGGTTGCCCCGGCCAAGGGTCTGGCCGAGCTCTTGCTGGGCGGGGATAGGGGGCTTTTGTCGGGCTTTACCGGCCTTGGGGGGGTGATGGCAGGCCTGGGGGGGCTGTTGGCGAGGCTCGAGGCCGGGGCGCTCCGCTTCTACCTGGCCGGGCTGCTTCTGGCTTTGGTGCTCCTTCTGGCCTGGGGGGTGCTGCGATGA